The proteins below come from a single Streptococcus porcinus genomic window:
- a CDS encoding GBS Bsp-like repeat-containing protein — protein MKNVIKFGFRKNKAVKSLCGAIVAVSMLSVGSVAFADAPVSSTNTDATVTAPTSPGAEITKETAPTSDPIVNNVGDNNSTVPVETVSPTQTVLSTDTNNDIVSDVNPVAETNVETNIPSSTSNVTSQVPPQEDAQMTAVKLASVASKIQTTTVKQNGTDLNLTYNGELSPKDQLMFAVWTENKNQDDLHWYKASGNSYKVDLKANHNEYGKYNIHTYISANGVMTGKSTNTFTVVKQIPTVSVTKLSDDYYKVLVSNVGSDFDSIVLPIWTEKNNQDDLRWYGTSKDSQGNYTTQLKLVNHNYESGIYNIHVYGISNITYQMEGLKVVKYNVVTDPVKASISVSNNSDFTATVTNVPTYIKEILLPTWTSNNNQDDIRWYNVTPTGNTYTKTISIADHKYETGEYNVHVYGKTIDGRTIGLTTIKATVPNVSVKTTVLDKGNNQYEVTVSNVPSYFTSIKTPVWSSKDSQDDIRWYSASKNADGTYKTIFDLKNHENNIGNYNIHVYGTTVNGDFRGLAGTTYTVKDLIVSPAKFSVGRKVEIQSFATNETTGADLTSKREWIGTVTNAMKNTSTSIGGWMYSVLYGNGTRSLNVLEQDLRVVYDIALKASNTKEQNNIALQQAMNYANANPNVTLYLPQGDYKIGSNIQESDLGKVSGNEYIILASNTKLRGNDLGTNLIIDGTMLWFGLPTGTRGIDGVHDLVIDRINVRANDLINGDYFMIMLNQGNNITVKNSTFTMVQKQSRHIFDLGGVQNITIKNNKFYGYAPGLTNVTVIPSGADLHNFYAETIQIDASNNKGTWDASMIKNIAYNAYMSYNTATSLLSSNVAILSNSFLPFYNNGRLVAYSSTVGQHSSQVGNIFIKDNYFEKTLSKRYKVNQWIMEPIHYMNASGYGADIRNNTII, from the coding sequence ATGAAAAACGTTATAAAGTTTGGGTTTAGGAAAAATAAAGCTGTTAAATCACTTTGTGGAGCTATTGTGGCAGTTTCAATGTTGAGTGTAGGTTCAGTTGCTTTTGCTGACGCTCCAGTATCAAGTACAAATACAGATGCAACAGTAACTGCACCAACTTCCCCTGGTGCTGAAATAACAAAAGAAACAGCACCTACATCTGATCCTATAGTTAATAATGTTGGTGATAATAATTCTACAGTACCTGTGGAAACTGTATCTCCAACACAAACAGTACTATCTACTGATACTAATAACGATATTGTTAGTGATGTGAATCCTGTTGCTGAAACAAATGTAGAAACTAATATACCTAGCTCAACAAGTAACGTGACTTCACAAGTACCTCCTCAAGAAGACGCTCAAATGACAGCAGTAAAGTTGGCTAGTGTAGCTTCAAAAATTCAGACGACAACTGTTAAACAAAACGGAACAGATCTAAATTTAACTTATAATGGAGAATTGTCACCAAAAGATCAACTAATGTTTGCCGTATGGACTGAAAACAAGAATCAAGATGATCTTCATTGGTATAAAGCAAGTGGTAATTCATATAAAGTTGATCTTAAAGCTAATCATAACGAGTATGGGAAATACAATATTCATACCTATATTAGTGCTAATGGTGTCATGACAGGCAAAAGCACTAATACATTTACAGTTGTAAAACAGATACCAACGGTAAGTGTTACAAAGCTTTCTGATGACTATTATAAGGTTCTCGTTTCAAATGTTGGATCTGACTTTGATAGTATTGTTTTACCTATTTGGACTGAAAAGAACAATCAGGATGATCTTCGTTGGTATGGAACCTCTAAAGACAGTCAGGGGAATTATACTACTCAATTGAAACTTGTAAATCATAACTATGAAAGTGGCATTTATAACATTCATGTCTATGGTATAAGCAATATTACTTATCAAATGGAAGGTTTGAAAGTAGTAAAATATAATGTTGTTACTGATCCAGTTAAAGCATCTATATCTGTTTCAAATAACTCGGACTTTACTGCCACAGTTACTAATGTTCCAACATACATTAAAGAAATTTTACTACCAACTTGGACTTCTAATAATAACCAAGATGATATTCGTTGGTATAATGTTACTCCAACTGGAAATACCTATACCAAAACTATTTCAATTGCTGACCATAAATACGAAACTGGTGAATACAATGTTCACGTTTATGGTAAAACAATTGATGGTCGAACAATTGGCTTAACAACTATTAAAGCAACGGTTCCGAATGTTTCGGTTAAAACTACTGTTTTAGATAAAGGTAATAACCAGTACGAAGTGACGGTTTCTAACGTTCCTTCATATTTTACAAGTATTAAAACTCCTGTTTGGTCATCTAAAGATAGTCAAGATGATATCCGTTGGTATAGTGCTTCTAAGAATGCTGACGGTACATATAAGACTATATTTGATTTAAAAAATCATGAAAATAATATTGGTAACTACAATATTCATGTTTATGGGACTACAGTTAATGGTGATTTTAGAGGGCTTGCTGGTACTACTTATACAGTTAAAGACCTCATAGTTTCCCCAGCTAAATTTAGTGTTGGTCGAAAAGTTGAAATACAATCTTTTGCGACTAATGAAACAACCGGAGCAGATTTAACAAGTAAAAGGGAATGGATTGGTACAGTAACTAATGCCATGAAGAATACTTCTACCAGTATTGGTGGCTGGATGTATAGTGTCTTATATGGTAACGGAACACGTAGCTTAAATGTTCTTGAACAAGATTTACGAGTAGTCTATGACATTGCTCTAAAAGCCTCAAATACTAAAGAACAAAATAACATTGCTCTCCAACAAGCCATGAATTATGCTAATGCAAATCCTAACGTCACTCTATACTTACCACAAGGTGATTACAAAATTGGTAGTAATATCCAAGAATCTGATTTAGGGAAAGTAAGCGGTAATGAATACATTATCTTAGCTTCAAATACTAAATTAAGAGGAAATGACCTTGGAACTAATCTGATTATCGATGGAACAATGTTATGGTTTGGACTTCCTACTGGAACACGTGGAATTGACGGAGTTCATGATTTAGTCATTGATCGAATTAATGTACGTGCTAATGATCTTATTAATGGCGATTATTTCATGATTATGTTAAATCAAGGGAATAACATTACTGTCAAAAACAGCACTTTTACAATGGTTCAAAAACAATCCCGTCATATTTTTGACTTAGGTGGTGTTCAAAACATCACGATCAAAAATAATAAATTCTATGGTTATGCACCTGGCTTAACAAATGTTACTGTTATTCCTTCAGGAGCAGATCTTCACAATTTCTATGCAGAAACTATTCAGATTGATGCTTCAAATAATAAAGGAACATGGGATGCTTCAATGATTAAGAATATTGCCTACAATGCTTACATGAGTTATAATACAGCAACTTCACTTTTATCAAGTAATGTGGCTAT